Proteins found in one Sphaeramia orbicularis chromosome 8, fSphaOr1.1, whole genome shotgun sequence genomic segment:
- the thoc6 gene encoding THO complex subunit 6 homolog isoform X2 gives MGPVELLHMSVFSQSFSPCGRFLAAGNNYGQIALFSLSAALSPDASALNQKPVLTFTAHEGPVFCLLSTDVHLLSSGNGEISAWSWSELIKKNVKPVWTRRPNYRSSLEIPEINAMTLNPRDDTLIVGGGDNNVHILDLEQGVFKAVLQGHTDYIHCLSVRERDNEILSGGEDGAVRVWDTRTGRSAHCIEVYKYEMCARPQFGKWISCVTTDSDWMLCGGGPALSLWHLRSLSPTSVFPLTGCQRQAVFYQDMVTSLCTHSDGSVF, from the exons ATGGGTCCAGTTGAG ctgCTCCACATGTCCGTTTTCTCTCAGAGTTTCTCTCCGTGTGGTCGTTTTCTGGCTGCTGGTAATAACTACGGACAGATCGCCCTCTTCAG tcttTCTGCTGCTCTGAGTCCAGACGCCTCCGCTTTGAACCAGAAACCCGTCCTGACGTTCACAG CTCATGAGGGTCCGGTCTTCTGTCTCCTGTCCACTGACGTCCACCTGCTCAGTTCAGGAAATGGAGAAATCAGCGCCTGGAGCTGGAGCGAACTCATCAAAAAG AACGTCAAACCGGTCTGGACCAGGAGGCCCAACTACAG atCCAGTTTGGAGATCCCAGAGATCAATGCCATGACCCTGAACCCCAGA GACGACACTCTGATCGTTGGGGGCGGAGACAACAATGTCCACATCCTGGATCTGGAACAAGGTGTCTTCAAG GCGGTCCTCCAGGGTCACACAGACTACATCCACTGTCTGAGTGTCAGAGAGCGGGACAACGAGATCCTGTCGGGAGGTGAAGACGGCGCCGTCCGAGTCTGGG ACACCAGGACCGGACGCTCCGCCCACTGCATCGAAGTCTACAAATATGAG ATGTGCGCTCGGCCTCAGTTTGGGAAGTGGATCAGTTGTGTCACCACGGACTCAGACTGGATG CTGTGCGGCGGAGGCCCCGCCCTCTCCCTGTGGCATCTGCGTTCTTTGTCTCCGACGTCCGTCTTCCCTCTGACTGGATGCCAGAGACAGGCTGTCTTCTACCAGGACATGGTGACGTCCCTCTGCACACACTCTGACGGTTCTGTGTTCTGA
- the thoc6 gene encoding THO complex subunit 6 homolog isoform X1, with protein sequence MGPVELLHMSVFSQSFSPCGRFLAAGNNYGQIALFSLSAALSPDASALNQKPVLTFTAHEGPVFCLLSTDVHLLSSGNGEISAWSWSELIKKNVKPVWTRRPNYRSSLEIPEINAMTLNPRDDTLIVGGGDNNVHILDLEQGVFKAVLQGHTDYIHCLSVRERDNEILSGGEDGAVRVWDTRTGRSAHCIEVYKYEMCARPQFGKWISCVTTDSDWMLCGGGPALSLWHLRSLSPTSVFPLTGCQRQAVFYQDMILAVGDGPVVSHCLLGGDVRAQIPCSSQSLNTLQSNSSSTEYRVLTVGGSSAHIDVFTNPSYRAFSLRF encoded by the exons ATGGGTCCAGTTGAG ctgCTCCACATGTCCGTTTTCTCTCAGAGTTTCTCTCCGTGTGGTCGTTTTCTGGCTGCTGGTAATAACTACGGACAGATCGCCCTCTTCAG tcttTCTGCTGCTCTGAGTCCAGACGCCTCCGCTTTGAACCAGAAACCCGTCCTGACGTTCACAG CTCATGAGGGTCCGGTCTTCTGTCTCCTGTCCACTGACGTCCACCTGCTCAGTTCAGGAAATGGAGAAATCAGCGCCTGGAGCTGGAGCGAACTCATCAAAAAG AACGTCAAACCGGTCTGGACCAGGAGGCCCAACTACAG atCCAGTTTGGAGATCCCAGAGATCAATGCCATGACCCTGAACCCCAGA GACGACACTCTGATCGTTGGGGGCGGAGACAACAATGTCCACATCCTGGATCTGGAACAAGGTGTCTTCAAG GCGGTCCTCCAGGGTCACACAGACTACATCCACTGTCTGAGTGTCAGAGAGCGGGACAACGAGATCCTGTCGGGAGGTGAAGACGGCGCCGTCCGAGTCTGGG ACACCAGGACCGGACGCTCCGCCCACTGCATCGAAGTCTACAAATATGAG ATGTGCGCTCGGCCTCAGTTTGGGAAGTGGATCAGTTGTGTCACCACGGACTCAGACTGGATG CTGTGCGGCGGAGGCCCCGCCCTCTCCCTGTGGCATCTGCGTTCTTTGTCTCCGACGTCCGTCTTCCCTCTGACTGGATGCCAGAGACAGGCTGTCTTCTACCAGGACATG ATCCTGGCGGTGGGGGACGGTCCTGTGGTGTCTCATTGTCTTCTTGGGGGGGACGTCCGAGCCCAGATCCCCTGTTCATCCCAGAGCCTCAACACACTGCAGAGCAACAGCAGTAGCACCGAGTACCGG GTTCTGACCGTTGGGGGAAGCAGTGCCCACATCGACGTCTTCACCAACCCGTCCTATCGGGCCTTTTCTCTTCGGTTCTGA
- the med15 gene encoding mediator of RNA polymerase II transcription subunit 15 isoform X2, with protein sequence MDVPVSDSDWRSPQFRQKVVAQIEEAMRKAGTAHTKSSTDMENHVYIKAKSREEYLSLVARLIIHFRDIHKKSLGGPVGGPAQMPMQQMVQAQQQQQQSLQFQQFQQQQNAMQQQQNAAAIQQQFQVQQQLRVQQLQQQQQQQQQQQHHNHQQQQQQQQSQSQQQQNQMHQSRIQQQQQQMVQLQLQQHAQAQAQAQAQAQAQAQAQAQAQAQAQAQAQAQAQSIQHMVQQQQVQVQAGPMPPHSQQQQQQPGLVPQSLAGQMSSAQHVPINSLSQQQQQQQHQLKIQQAFQARAAQQAAQQAQQAAAQAQLNAAAPGQLVRPVMQIPTRMPRAPLNTGMTPQNTAAPVGGQPITQQVQQHPIMSSPSPLQVQTPQSMPPPPQPSPQPPTSQPNSASSGPTPSPGGFQPSPSPQPSQSPANARTPQNYGVPSPTLNTPGNPSSVMSPAGATSLEDQQYMEKLKQLSKYIEPLRRMINKIDKNEDRKKDLSKMKSLLNILTDPNTRCPLKTLQKCEIALEKLKNDMAVPTPPPPPVAPGTKQYLCQPLLDAVMANIRSPVFNHSLYRTFAPAMTAVHGPPITGPGVSGRKRKQEEDERQTIPNILQGEVARLDVKFLVNLDSAHCSNNGTVHLVCKLDDKNLPSVPPLQLSVPADYPDQSPYWADHQEQYGANSFLQNVHRNMTSKLLQLPDKHSVTELLNTWAQSVRQACLSAA encoded by the exons ATGGATGTCCCCGTTTCGGATAGCGACTGGAGGAGCCCCCAGTTCCGGCAGAAAGTGGTCGCACAGAT TGAGGAGGCCATGAGAAAGGCCGGGACGGCTCACACCAAGTCCAGCACCGACATGGAGAACCACGTCTACATCAAGGCCAAGTCCAGA GAGGAGTATTTATCTCTGGTGGCCAGACTCATCATCCACTTCAGAGACATCC ATAAGAAGAGTCTGGGCGGTCCAG TTGGAGGCCCGGCTCAGATGCCAATGCAGCAGATGGTGCAGgcgcagcagcaacagcagcagtcgCTGCAGTTCCAGCAgttccagcagcagcagaacgccatgcagcagcagcagaacgcCGCTGCCATCCAGCAGCAGTTCCAGGTGCAGCAGCAGCTGAGGGTGCAGcagctccagcagcagcagcaacagcagcagcagcagcagcaccacaaccaccagcagcagcagcagcagcagcagagccagAGCCAGCAGCAACAGAACCAG ATGCACCAGTCACggattcagcagcagcagcagcagatggtGCAACTGCAGCTCCAGCAGCATGCCCAGGCTCaagcccaggcccaggcccaggcccaggctcaggctcaggctcaggcccaggcccaggcccaggctcaggcccaggcccaggcccaggcccagtcCATCCAGCACATGGTTCAGCAGcagcaggtccaggtccaggcggGTCCGATGCCTCCACactctcagcagcagcagcagcagcccggCCTGGTGCCTCAGTCTTTGGCTGGACAGATGTCATCGGCTCAGCACGTCCCCATCAACTCCCTGagtcaacagcagcagcagcagcagcaccagctGAAGATCCAACAGGCCTTCCAG GCTCGTGCCGCCCAGCAGGCAGCTCAGCAggctcagcaggcagcagcaCAGGCCCAGCTGAACGCTGCTGCGCCCGGACAG CTCGTCCGTCCTGTGATGCAGATTCCGACTCGGATGCCTCGTGCCCCCCTCAACACGGGCATGACTCCCCAGAACACCGCAGCACCTGTGGGAGGACAACCTATCACACAGCAG GTACAGCAGCATCCCATTATGTCTTCGCCATCACCGCTGCAGGTTCAGACGCCGCAGTCGATGCCCCCCCCGCCTCAGCCGTCACCTCAACCACCCACCTCACAGCCCAACTCAGCCAG ttctgGTCCGACCCCGTCCCCGGGGGGGTTCCAGCCTAGTCCCTCTCCTCAGCCCTCCCAGAGCCCCGCCAACGCCCGGACCCCCCAGAACTATGGAGTCCCCTCCCCCACCCTCAACACTCCAG GAAACCCCAGCTCAGTGATGAGTCCAGCAGGGGCCACATCCCTGGAGGACCAGCAGTACATGGAAAAGCTCAAACAGCTGTCCAAGTACATCGAACCTCTGCGCAGGATGATCAACAAGATCGACAAGAACGAAG ACAGGAAGAAAGACCTGAGTAAGATGAAGAGTCTGCTGAACATCCTGACCGACCCCAACACCAG GTGTCCTCTGAAGACATTGCAGAAGTGTGAGATCGCATTAGAGAAGCTGAAGAACGACATGGCTGTG CCGACTCCGCCCCCTCCGCCGGTCGCCCCAGGTACCAAGCAGTACCTGTGTCAGCCGCTGCTGGATGCCGTCATGGCCAACATCCGCTCGCCGGTCTTTAACCACTCCCTGTATCGGACCTTTGCCCCCGCCATGACCGCTGTCCACGGACCCCCCATAAC GGGTCCCGGCGTCTCGGGGCGGAAGCGCAAACAGGAAGAGGACGAGCGCCAGACCATCCCCAACATCCTGCAGGGGGAGGTGGCCCGCCTCGACGTCAAGTTCCTGGTCAACCTGGACTCTGCCCACTGTAGCAACAATGGCACCGTGCACCTGGTCTGCAAGCTGG acgacAAGAACCTTCCCAGTGTTCCTCCCCTGCAGCTCAGCGTTCCTGCCGATTATCCCGACCAGAGCCCATACTGGGCCGACCACCAGGAGCAGTATG GCGCCAACAGCTTCCTGCAGAACGTCCACCGCAACATGACATCCAAACTGCTGCAGCTGCCGGACAAACACAGCGTCACCGAGCTGCTCAACACCTGGGCCCAGAGCGTCCGGCAGGCCTGTCTGTCAGCCGCCTAG
- the med15 gene encoding mediator of RNA polymerase II transcription subunit 15 isoform X1, translating into MDVPVSDSDWRSPQFRQKVVAQIEEAMRKAGTAHTKSSTDMENHVYIKAKSREEYLSLVARLIIHFRDIHKKSLGGPDPMNALTNLTGVGGGPGAIGMGPRPAGAPVGGMGAMGPMQIGQHAMAGVSGNPQSIGGPAQMPMQQMVQAQQQQQQSLQFQQFQQQQNAMQQQQNAAAIQQQFQVQQQLRVQQLQQQQQQQQQQQHHNHQQQQQQQQSQSQQQQNQMHQSRIQQQQQQMVQLQLQQHAQAQAQAQAQAQAQAQAQAQAQAQAQAQAQAQAQSIQHMVQQQQVQVQAGPMPPHSQQQQQQPGLVPQSLAGQMSSAQHVPINSLSQQQQQQQHQLKIQQAFQARAAQQAAQQAQQAAAQAQLNAAAPGQLVRPVMQIPTRMPRAPLNTGMTPQNTAAPVGGQPITQQVQQHPIMSSPSPLQVQTPQSMPPPPQPSPQPPTSQPNSASSGPTPSPGGFQPSPSPQPSQSPANARTPQNYGVPSPTLNTPGNPSSVMSPAGATSLEDQQYMEKLKQLSKYIEPLRRMINKIDKNEDRKKDLSKMKSLLNILTDPNTRCPLKTLQKCEIALEKLKNDMAVPTPPPPPVAPGTKQYLCQPLLDAVMANIRSPVFNHSLYRTFAPAMTAVHGPPITGPGVSGRKRKQEEDERQTIPNILQGEVARLDVKFLVNLDSAHCSNNGTVHLVCKLDDKNLPSVPPLQLSVPADYPDQSPYWADHQEQYGANSFLQNVHRNMTSKLLQLPDKHSVTELLNTWAQSVRQACLSAA; encoded by the exons ATGGATGTCCCCGTTTCGGATAGCGACTGGAGGAGCCCCCAGTTCCGGCAGAAAGTGGTCGCACAGAT TGAGGAGGCCATGAGAAAGGCCGGGACGGCTCACACCAAGTCCAGCACCGACATGGAGAACCACGTCTACATCAAGGCCAAGTCCAGA GAGGAGTATTTATCTCTGGTGGCCAGACTCATCATCCACTTCAGAGACATCC ATAAGAAGAGTCTGGGCGGTCCAG ATCCCATGAATGCCCTGACTAACCTGACAGGGGTTGGAGGGGGCCCTGGCGCCATCGGCATGGGGCCACGCCCCGCCGGCGCTCCAGTGGGGGGCATGGGGGCCATGGGGCCAATGCAGATAGGCCAGCATGCCATGGCAGGGGTGTCTGGAAACCCACAATCCA TTGGAGGCCCGGCTCAGATGCCAATGCAGCAGATGGTGCAGgcgcagcagcaacagcagcagtcgCTGCAGTTCCAGCAgttccagcagcagcagaacgccatgcagcagcagcagaacgcCGCTGCCATCCAGCAGCAGTTCCAGGTGCAGCAGCAGCTGAGGGTGCAGcagctccagcagcagcagcaacagcagcagcagcagcagcaccacaaccaccagcagcagcagcagcagcagcagagccagAGCCAGCAGCAACAGAACCAG ATGCACCAGTCACggattcagcagcagcagcagcagatggtGCAACTGCAGCTCCAGCAGCATGCCCAGGCTCaagcccaggcccaggcccaggcccaggctcaggctcaggctcaggcccaggcccaggcccaggctcaggcccaggcccaggcccaggcccagtcCATCCAGCACATGGTTCAGCAGcagcaggtccaggtccaggcggGTCCGATGCCTCCACactctcagcagcagcagcagcagcccggCCTGGTGCCTCAGTCTTTGGCTGGACAGATGTCATCGGCTCAGCACGTCCCCATCAACTCCCTGagtcaacagcagcagcagcagcagcaccagctGAAGATCCAACAGGCCTTCCAG GCTCGTGCCGCCCAGCAGGCAGCTCAGCAggctcagcaggcagcagcaCAGGCCCAGCTGAACGCTGCTGCGCCCGGACAG CTCGTCCGTCCTGTGATGCAGATTCCGACTCGGATGCCTCGTGCCCCCCTCAACACGGGCATGACTCCCCAGAACACCGCAGCACCTGTGGGAGGACAACCTATCACACAGCAG GTACAGCAGCATCCCATTATGTCTTCGCCATCACCGCTGCAGGTTCAGACGCCGCAGTCGATGCCCCCCCCGCCTCAGCCGTCACCTCAACCACCCACCTCACAGCCCAACTCAGCCAG ttctgGTCCGACCCCGTCCCCGGGGGGGTTCCAGCCTAGTCCCTCTCCTCAGCCCTCCCAGAGCCCCGCCAACGCCCGGACCCCCCAGAACTATGGAGTCCCCTCCCCCACCCTCAACACTCCAG GAAACCCCAGCTCAGTGATGAGTCCAGCAGGGGCCACATCCCTGGAGGACCAGCAGTACATGGAAAAGCTCAAACAGCTGTCCAAGTACATCGAACCTCTGCGCAGGATGATCAACAAGATCGACAAGAACGAAG ACAGGAAGAAAGACCTGAGTAAGATGAAGAGTCTGCTGAACATCCTGACCGACCCCAACACCAG GTGTCCTCTGAAGACATTGCAGAAGTGTGAGATCGCATTAGAGAAGCTGAAGAACGACATGGCTGTG CCGACTCCGCCCCCTCCGCCGGTCGCCCCAGGTACCAAGCAGTACCTGTGTCAGCCGCTGCTGGATGCCGTCATGGCCAACATCCGCTCGCCGGTCTTTAACCACTCCCTGTATCGGACCTTTGCCCCCGCCATGACCGCTGTCCACGGACCCCCCATAAC GGGTCCCGGCGTCTCGGGGCGGAAGCGCAAACAGGAAGAGGACGAGCGCCAGACCATCCCCAACATCCTGCAGGGGGAGGTGGCCCGCCTCGACGTCAAGTTCCTGGTCAACCTGGACTCTGCCCACTGTAGCAACAATGGCACCGTGCACCTGGTCTGCAAGCTGG acgacAAGAACCTTCCCAGTGTTCCTCCCCTGCAGCTCAGCGTTCCTGCCGATTATCCCGACCAGAGCCCATACTGGGCCGACCACCAGGAGCAGTATG GCGCCAACAGCTTCCTGCAGAACGTCCACCGCAACATGACATCCAAACTGCTGCAGCTGCCGGACAAACACAGCGTCACCGAGCTGCTCAACACCTGGGCCCAGAGCGTCCGGCAGGCCTGTCTGTCAGCCGCCTAG